In Paraburkholderia terrae, a genomic segment contains:
- a CDS encoding M1 family metallopeptidase gives MRPYFRLKAQCLLLAATLALSACGGGDDGGLASSKSAQVGATAPASQPALAAPESPIVADTSINKSVPPVELPDTVKPINYKLWFRPNPALNAFDGRADVEIQVTKNINQIVIAGHRIKFVNGKTTLQPGNIQLIATPQDDGDFYQLRPVSGQIHPGNYSLHMEWSGIINFKTYDDPATKTGGSCGDDPYPGCSAAEGVFRVDLKSTDGTTSGAILTQGETNLARQWFPGWDEPAFRMTYEVSAEVPQNWRVVSNAAEKPSVNVDSGYKRVTFDKTPPMPQYLLFFGGGMFDTLEDDFTSPLKDGKNLHLRIFTPPGMRDWAVPAMQQTKQALDYYYRYTGIPLPLTKFDTIAANDAFKEQKDLNFGGMENWGAILEFADDILPPPGTPMSDYGVVVLTHEAAHQWFGDLVTLDWWDDVWMNESFATYFENKTKILFFPDRFSWVDEVKTKYAVMSRDLRNTSFPVQPNFNDWASNDFVLSASPFTYDKGGIVLKMLENYLGDGVMRRGLQSYLADYSLGNSTPKRLWDELAKVSGEPMVAIGDSFVRQTGVPLVSLDTQCDLTSNQTVVTLKQSPYPNQNLYPGIQWTVPLTLAYGEGLARRKTVALKDTQMQVRVNGCSAVVADPSGLDYYVTNYGDNAWSQLLAQSSALTDPVLLTNLQMEAKMLVNSGLADPSRATTIGSITPPVSAMARRQVLVTPQAETARPTLRYQGKLKPRNKTE, from the coding sequence ATGCGACCATATTTTCGGTTAAAGGCGCAGTGCCTGTTGCTGGCTGCGACACTGGCGTTGAGTGCATGTGGTGGTGGAGACGATGGAGGTCTGGCTTCGAGCAAGTCCGCCCAGGTGGGCGCGACGGCGCCGGCGTCGCAACCTGCGCTCGCGGCGCCGGAGTCGCCTATAGTCGCCGATACGTCGATCAACAAATCGGTGCCGCCCGTCGAGTTGCCCGACACCGTGAAGCCGATCAACTACAAGTTGTGGTTCCGGCCTAACCCGGCTCTGAACGCGTTCGACGGCCGCGCCGATGTCGAAATCCAGGTCACGAAGAACATCAATCAGATCGTCATCGCCGGGCATCGCATCAAGTTCGTCAACGGCAAGACAACGCTGCAGCCTGGCAACATCCAGCTGATCGCGACGCCACAGGACGACGGTGACTTCTACCAGCTGCGTCCCGTCAGCGGCCAGATTCATCCCGGCAATTACTCGCTGCATATGGAGTGGTCGGGCATCATCAACTTCAAGACCTACGACGATCCCGCCACGAAAACAGGCGGCAGTTGCGGCGACGATCCGTATCCGGGCTGCTCTGCGGCGGAAGGCGTGTTCCGCGTCGATCTGAAGTCGACGGACGGCACGACGAGCGGCGCGATTCTCACGCAAGGCGAAACCAACCTCGCGCGCCAATGGTTCCCGGGCTGGGACGAGCCGGCTTTCCGGATGACGTATGAGGTGTCGGCGGAAGTGCCGCAGAACTGGCGCGTCGTGTCGAATGCCGCGGAGAAGCCGTCCGTCAATGTGGACAGCGGCTACAAGCGCGTCACGTTCGACAAGACGCCGCCGATGCCGCAATACCTGCTGTTCTTCGGCGGCGGTATGTTCGACACGCTCGAAGACGACTTCACGAGCCCGCTGAAGGACGGCAAGAATCTGCATCTGCGGATCTTCACGCCGCCCGGCATGCGCGACTGGGCCGTGCCGGCGATGCAGCAGACCAAGCAGGCGCTCGACTATTACTACCGCTATACGGGCATCCCGCTGCCGCTGACGAAGTTCGACACGATCGCCGCGAACGATGCGTTCAAGGAGCAGAAGGACCTGAACTTCGGCGGGATGGAGAACTGGGGCGCCATTCTCGAATTCGCCGACGACATTCTTCCGCCGCCCGGCACGCCGATGTCCGACTATGGCGTGGTGGTGCTGACGCACGAGGCCGCGCACCAGTGGTTCGGCGATCTCGTGACGCTCGACTGGTGGGACGACGTGTGGATGAACGAATCGTTCGCGACGTACTTCGAGAACAAGACGAAGATTCTGTTCTTCCCCGATCGTTTCAGCTGGGTCGACGAGGTGAAGACCAAGTACGCGGTGATGTCGCGCGACCTGCGCAACACGTCGTTCCCGGTGCAGCCGAACTTCAACGACTGGGCATCGAACGATTTCGTGTTGAGCGCCAGCCCGTTCACGTACGACAAGGGCGGCATCGTGCTGAAGATGCTCGAGAACTATCTCGGCGATGGCGTGATGCGCCGCGGCCTGCAGTCGTATCTGGCCGACTACTCGCTTGGCAACTCGACGCCGAAGCGTCTGTGGGACGAGCTTGCGAAGGTGAGCGGCGAGCCGATGGTCGCGATCGGCGACAGCTTCGTACGGCAAACGGGCGTGCCGCTGGTATCGCTCGATACGCAATGCGATCTGACGAGCAATCAGACGGTCGTCACGCTCAAGCAGTCGCCGTATCCGAACCAGAATCTGTATCCGGGCATTCAATGGACGGTTCCATTGACGCTCGCTTATGGTGAGGGTCTCGCGCGGCGCAAGACGGTTGCGCTGAAGGACACGCAGATGCAGGTGCGGGTCAACGGTTGCTCGGCTGTCGTCGCCGACCCGAGCGGGCTCGATTACTACGTGACGAACTACGGCGACAACGCGTGGAGCCAGTTGCTCGCGCAGAGCAGTGCGTTGACTGATCCCGTGTTGCTGACCAACCTGCAGATGGAAGCGAAGATGCTCGTGAATTCGGGCCTCGCCGACCCTTCACGCGCCACGACGATCGGCTCGATCACGCCGCCGGTCAGCGCGATGGCGCGCCGTCAGGTGCTGGTGACGCCGCAGGCAGAAACGGCTCGTCCGACGCTGCGTTATCAGGGCAAGCTGAAGCCGCGTAACAAGACGGAGTAA
- a CDS encoding EAL domain-containing protein — protein sequence MNRFSSIRQSAVVGRGFTPMLALVVAVLCGACVLATAALWARHEDQAAIRERESLIASDMVESIDRILDNVTSRRQQELSTLPGQPCSDVELRLSELETYVQYVRSVNLVENQRLYCSSVIGRVDVPLSAYLTPAPAGSTLELIAGTPYQPQSPVMPLYVPTGKNTGLLYVVEATYLADTLAHGVRYEAGQVVLVVSNAQALNDRGEMISADSAAALHGTRASSARWSFSIVVAAAPTFVTQTHWKYGLLAGAGAILMNLLIGAGYLIVFAPRRLLLSAVRRALRHGQLHIAYQPVVEIATRRVTGVEALIRWTHPKWGPVSPGAFMTEVENSSLLASVTRFALQRATQDIAQKTDIRPLRVAVNIAPMDLERKEFVADVLAANDKLPDDITLVLEVTERFLLQKHPRIEAIFNSLKAHGVQFAIDDFGTQHSNLDLLGRFPFDYVKIDGQFVRQVDRQGRELIRAIAAVSKHYGMEVVAEGVETESQHEALRSLGIPFGQGYFYQRPVPISQLFVDTSRNPLTTKTRVTP from the coding sequence GTGAACAGGTTTTCATCCATCCGCCAATCTGCTGTCGTGGGGCGCGGCTTCACCCCGATGCTCGCGCTCGTCGTCGCGGTGCTTTGCGGGGCGTGTGTGCTCGCCACCGCTGCCTTGTGGGCACGTCACGAAGATCAGGCCGCCATTCGTGAACGCGAAAGCCTGATCGCCAGCGACATGGTCGAATCCATCGACCGCATTCTCGACAACGTCACGTCACGCCGGCAGCAAGAACTGTCGACACTGCCAGGACAGCCCTGCTCCGACGTCGAGCTTCGCCTCTCCGAACTGGAGACCTACGTTCAGTACGTGCGCAGCGTGAACCTCGTCGAGAACCAGCGGCTTTATTGCTCTTCGGTGATCGGACGTGTCGACGTTCCGCTTTCCGCCTATCTGACGCCCGCGCCTGCCGGCAGCACGCTAGAACTGATTGCAGGCACGCCGTATCAACCGCAATCACCCGTGATGCCGCTGTATGTTCCAACGGGCAAGAACACCGGCCTGCTCTACGTCGTCGAGGCCACGTATCTGGCCGATACGCTCGCGCACGGCGTACGCTACGAAGCGGGCCAGGTGGTGCTCGTCGTATCGAACGCGCAAGCATTGAACGACCGTGGCGAGATGATTTCCGCCGACAGCGCCGCCGCATTGCACGGCACGCGCGCGTCGTCGGCACGCTGGTCGTTCTCGATCGTCGTGGCAGCCGCGCCGACGTTCGTCACGCAAACACACTGGAAATACGGCTTGCTCGCAGGTGCCGGGGCCATCCTCATGAATCTGCTTATCGGCGCTGGATACCTGATCGTCTTTGCGCCGCGCCGCCTGCTGCTTTCAGCCGTACGCCGCGCGCTCAGGCATGGGCAATTGCATATCGCGTATCAACCCGTGGTCGAGATCGCTACGCGCCGCGTGACGGGCGTCGAGGCGCTGATACGCTGGACGCATCCGAAATGGGGCCCCGTGAGCCCCGGTGCGTTCATGACGGAAGTGGAAAACAGCAGTCTGCTGGCGAGCGTCACCCGCTTTGCGCTGCAACGCGCGACACAGGACATCGCGCAAAAGACAGACATCCGCCCATTGCGCGTCGCCGTCAACATTGCGCCAATGGATCTGGAGCGCAAGGAATTCGTCGCAGACGTACTAGCCGCAAACGACAAGCTTCCCGACGACATCACGCTCGTGCTCGAAGTCACCGAACGCTTTCTGCTGCAGAAGCATCCACGCATCGAGGCGATCTTCAACAGCCTGAAGGCGCACGGCGTTCAATTCGCGATCGACGATTTCGGCACGCAGCACAGCAACCTCGATCTGCTCGGCCGCTTCCCGTTCGACTACGTGAAAATCGATGGCCAGTTCGTGCGGCAAGTCGACCGGCAAGGCCGCGAACTGATACGCGCGATTGCCGCCGTGTCGAAGCACTATGGGATGGAAGTCGTTGCCGAAGGCGTCGAAACGGAATCGCAGCACGAAGCGCTGCGCAGCCTGGGCATCCCGTTCGGTCAAGGCTATTTCTACCAGCGCCCTGTGCCCATTTCTCAACTCTTCGTCGATACCAGCCGCAACCCGCTCACGACGAAAACACGCGTCACGCCGTGA
- a CDS encoding DUF1348 family protein gives MSTQQQEIRPPLPPFTLETAKEKVRLAEDGWNSRDAAKVALAYSLDTKWRNRAEFANNRAEAQAFLERKWRKEFEYRLIKELWAFGGNRIAVRYAYEWRDDAGNWFRSYGNENWEFGEDGLMQRRFACINDMPIKESERKFHWPLGRRPDDHPSLSDLGL, from the coding sequence ATGTCTACGCAACAACAGGAAATTCGTCCGCCGCTTCCTCCGTTCACGCTGGAAACGGCCAAAGAGAAAGTGCGCCTCGCGGAAGACGGCTGGAACTCGCGCGATGCGGCGAAAGTCGCGCTTGCCTATTCGCTCGATACGAAGTGGCGCAACCGCGCGGAGTTCGCAAACAATCGCGCCGAGGCGCAGGCGTTTCTGGAGCGCAAATGGCGCAAGGAATTCGAGTATCGGCTGATCAAGGAGTTGTGGGCGTTCGGCGGCAATCGCATCGCGGTGCGCTACGCGTATGAATGGCGTGATGACGCGGGCAATTGGTTCCGTTCGTACGGCAACGAGAACTGGGAATTCGGCGAAGACGGTCTGATGCAACGCCGCTTTGCGTGCATCAACGACATGCCGATCAAGGAGTCGGAGCGCAAGTTCCATTGGCCCCTGGGCCGTCGTCCCGACGATCACCCCAGCTTGAGCGACCTCGGCCTTTGA
- the cynS gene encoding cyanase, whose protein sequence is MTQSQTTQYAREALTETIIDAKTRKNLTFEAINEGTGLSVAYTTAALLGQHALPEKAAKLVAERLGLDDDAVRLLQTIPVRGSIPGGVPTDPTIYRFYEMVQVYGTTLKALVHEQFGDGIISAINFKLDIQKVPDPEGGERAIITLNGKYLPTKPF, encoded by the coding sequence ATGACCCAATCGCAAACCACCCAGTACGCACGCGAAGCCCTGACCGAAACCATCATCGATGCCAAGACGCGCAAGAACCTGACGTTCGAAGCGATCAACGAAGGCACGGGCCTGAGCGTCGCGTACACGACGGCCGCGCTGCTCGGCCAGCACGCACTGCCTGAGAAGGCGGCGAAACTGGTTGCCGAGCGTCTCGGACTCGACGACGACGCGGTCCGTCTGCTGCAGACCATTCCCGTGCGTGGCAGCATTCCCGGAGGCGTGCCGACCGATCCGACCATCTACCGCTTCTACGAAATGGTGCAGGTGTACGGCACGACGTTGAAGGCGCTGGTTCACGAGCAGTTCGGCGACGGCATCATCAGCGCGATCAACTTCAAGCTCGATATTCAGAAGGTGCCGGACCCCGAAGGCGGCGAGCGCGCAATCATCACGCTCAACGGCAAGTATCTGCCGACCAAGCCGTTCTGA
- a CDS encoding carbonic anhydrase: protein MQEIIDGFLKFQRDVFPARKELFRKLATSQTPRTLFISCSDSRMVPELVTQREPGDLFVIRNAGNIVPSFGPEPGGVSATVEYAVAALGVTDVVICGHSDCGAMTAVATCKCLDHMPAVANWLRYADSAKLVNESRDHASERERIDSMVRENVIAQLNNLKTHPSVALALAQGRLKLHGWVYDIESGSIDALDSTTRQFVSLAAHPDVNATREECVAAF from the coding sequence ATGCAAGAGATCATCGACGGTTTTCTGAAATTTCAGCGCGACGTCTTTCCGGCGCGCAAAGAGTTGTTCCGCAAGCTGGCTACCAGCCAGACACCGCGGACCCTGTTCATTTCGTGTTCGGACAGCCGGATGGTGCCCGAACTGGTCACGCAACGCGAACCGGGCGACCTGTTCGTGATCCGCAATGCCGGCAACATCGTGCCTTCGTTCGGGCCGGAGCCGGGCGGCGTGTCGGCCACGGTCGAATATGCGGTGGCCGCGCTAGGCGTCACCGACGTCGTGATCTGCGGCCATTCGGATTGCGGTGCGATGACGGCGGTTGCAACGTGCAAGTGCCTCGATCACATGCCCGCCGTCGCAAACTGGCTGCGCTACGCCGATTCGGCGAAGCTCGTCAACGAATCGCGTGATCATGCAAGCGAGCGCGAACGCATCGACTCGATGGTGCGTGAGAACGTGATCGCGCAACTCAACAATCTCAAGACTCATCCGTCCGTGGCGCTGGCGCTCGCGCAAGGCCGCCTGAAGCTGCATGGCTGGGTCTATGACATCGAATCCGGTTCTATCGATGCACTCGACAGCACGACACGTCAGTTCGTTTCGCTGGCCGCGCATCCGGATGTCAACGCGACGCGTGAGGAATGTGTCGCAGCGTTTTGA
- the cynR gene encoding transcriptional regulator CynR, whose amino-acid sequence MLLRHIRYFLAVAEHRNFTRAAEALHVSQPTLSQQIRQLEDTLRTQLLDRSGRTVQLTDAGVAWMRYAKLALQDLDAGVRAIHDVGELSSGNLRLAVTPTFTAYLVGPVIDRFYASHPGIAIEIQEMTQDQIEAQLADGKLDAGIAFEPVYAAEIESQPLFQETLSLVVGGGHARASRRKALSAQDFAKEPLVLLNKAFATRRYIDEYCARHRVRPQVAIEVNSISAIVEIVRHGQLATVLPDGIAREHAELRPVPLDPPLPARTAALLQRKDAYRTAASKAFVQVLMESLKR is encoded by the coding sequence ATGCTGCTACGCCATATCCGTTATTTTCTGGCCGTTGCAGAACACCGCAATTTCACGCGCGCCGCTGAGGCGCTGCACGTGTCGCAGCCCACGCTGTCGCAACAGATCAGGCAACTGGAAGACACGCTGCGCACGCAGTTGCTCGACCGCTCGGGCCGAACCGTGCAACTGACGGATGCGGGCGTGGCATGGATGCGCTATGCAAAGCTCGCGCTACAGGATCTCGATGCGGGCGTGAGAGCCATTCACGATGTCGGCGAGCTGAGCAGCGGCAATCTGCGTCTTGCTGTCACGCCGACGTTCACGGCGTATCTGGTGGGGCCTGTCATCGATCGCTTCTATGCGTCGCATCCGGGCATCGCGATCGAGATTCAGGAAATGACGCAGGACCAGATCGAAGCGCAACTCGCCGATGGCAAGCTCGATGCCGGCATCGCGTTCGAGCCGGTGTACGCAGCGGAAATCGAAAGCCAGCCGCTGTTTCAGGAGACGCTGAGCCTCGTGGTCGGCGGCGGCCATGCGCGCGCGTCGCGTCGCAAGGCGCTTTCCGCGCAGGACTTCGCGAAAGAGCCGCTGGTGCTGCTGAACAAGGCATTCGCGACGCGCCGCTATATCGACGAGTATTGCGCGCGGCATCGCGTTCGCCCGCAGGTTGCCATCGAGGTGAATTCGATCAGCGCGATCGTCGAGATCGTGCGACACGGCCAGCTTGCGACCGTGCTGCCCGACGGCATCGCGCGCGAGCATGCCGAACTGCGGCCGGTGCCGCTCGATCCGCCGCTGCCCGCGCGCACGGCTGCGCTGCTGCAGCGTAAGGACGCGTATCGCACGGCGGCGAGCAAGGCGTTCGTGCAGGTGTTGATGGAGAGTCTGAAGCGCTGA
- a CDS encoding sigma-54-dependent transcriptional regulator: protein MGDDIRVLVVEDDENVRFGVEQAVALAGFPVSAFESAAQALAEVAPGAPLVIVSDVRMPGIDGLQLLDKVMAIDSQIPVVLISGHADISTAVGAMQVGAYDFIEKPFSSDHIAGRVARAVEKRRLTLEVQGLRAALDNWQGIEALVLGKSPAIAEVRKKILRLADTSVSVLITGETGTGKELIARSLHDFGGRRDKHFVALNCGGLPEQIFESELFGHEAGAFTGAIKKRVGKIEWAHGGTLFLDEIETMPVALQIKMLRVLQERTLERLGANESISVDCRVIAASKADLTALSADGRFRSDLLYRLNVAQIELPPLRERREDVPLLFEHFVLAAARRFGQPAPVVSASQVSELMTHAWPGNVRELQNVADRFVLGLTGDSLLAEGGSTTVKGGTLADQLAYFERRLIEDMLRRHHGNVAEASEALGMPKKTLYHKLRQLKIAARDAQGEEIDT, encoded by the coding sequence ATGGGAGATGACATTCGCGTGCTCGTCGTCGAGGACGATGAGAACGTCCGCTTCGGCGTCGAGCAAGCCGTGGCGTTGGCGGGCTTTCCCGTCAGCGCGTTCGAATCGGCGGCGCAGGCGCTGGCTGAAGTCGCGCCGGGTGCGCCGCTTGTGATCGTGTCGGATGTGCGGATGCCGGGCATCGACGGATTGCAACTGCTCGACAAGGTGATGGCGATTGATTCGCAGATCCCCGTCGTGCTGATCAGCGGGCATGCCGACATCTCGACGGCCGTGGGCGCGATGCAGGTGGGCGCGTACGACTTCATCGAGAAGCCTTTTTCGTCCGACCATATCGCGGGGCGCGTCGCGCGCGCGGTCGAGAAGCGGCGCCTCACGCTCGAAGTGCAGGGTTTGCGGGCGGCGCTCGACAACTGGCAAGGCATCGAGGCGCTGGTGCTCGGCAAGTCGCCGGCGATAGCCGAAGTGCGCAAGAAGATTTTGCGGCTCGCCGACACGTCGGTGTCGGTGCTGATCACGGGCGAGACGGGCACAGGCAAGGAACTGATCGCGCGCAGCCTGCACGACTTTGGCGGACGGCGTGACAAGCACTTCGTCGCACTCAACTGCGGCGGCCTGCCGGAACAGATTTTCGAAAGCGAGTTGTTCGGACACGAAGCGGGTGCGTTCACGGGCGCGATCAAGAAGCGTGTCGGCAAGATCGAATGGGCGCACGGCGGCACGCTCTTTCTCGACGAAATCGAAACCATGCCCGTCGCGCTGCAGATCAAGATGCTGCGCGTGCTGCAGGAACGCACGCTGGAGCGGCTCGGGGCGAACGAGTCGATCTCCGTCGATTGCCGGGTGATCGCCGCTTCCAAGGCCGATCTGACGGCGCTTTCCGCCGATGGGCGCTTTCGCTCGGACCTGCTGTACCGGCTCAACGTCGCGCAGATCGAACTGCCGCCGTTGCGCGAGCGTCGCGAAGACGTGCCGTTGCTGTTCGAGCATTTCGTGCTGGCGGCCGCGCGCCGCTTTGGACAACCGGCGCCCGTTGTTTCGGCGTCGCAGGTTTCGGAACTGATGACGCACGCGTGGCCCGGCAACGTGCGCGAATTGCAGAACGTCGCTGACCGCTTCGTGCTCGGTCTCACGGGCGATAGCCTGCTGGCCGAAGGCGGTAGCACAACAGTCAAGGGCGGCACGCTCGCCGATCAGCTTGCGTACTTCGAGCGCAGGCTGATCGAGGACATGCTGCGGCGTCATCACGGCAACGTGGCGGAAGCGAGCGAGGCACTCGGCATGCCAAAGAAGACGCTGTATCACAAGCTTCGCCAGTTAAAGATCGCTGCGCGCGATGCGCAGGGCGAAGAGATCGACACGTAG